The following coding sequences lie in one Deinococcus carri genomic window:
- the cobO gene encoding cob(I)yrinic acid a,c-diamide adenosyltransferase gives MTDDATQARREAAMRELAEARDSHQKREDLSRGRRGLLIVNTGKGKGKTTAALGLMLRAHGRGLKVRMFQFLKHEKAKFGEHRTLDLLGIPYEGLGDGFTWRSRDLENSASLAAHGWELAKAAIQSGEYDLIVLDEFTYALKYGWVPWPDVEATLKARDPKLHVVITGRDALPELVALADTVSEIQPVKHAYEAGIGAQPGIEH, from the coding sequence ATGACGGACGACGCGACGCAAGCACGCCGCGAGGCCGCCATGCGCGAACTGGCGGAGGCGCGCGACAGCCACCAGAAACGCGAGGACCTGAGCCGGGGCCGCCGGGGCCTCCTTATCGTCAACACCGGCAAGGGCAAGGGCAAGACGACCGCCGCGCTGGGGCTGATGCTGCGGGCGCACGGGCGGGGCCTGAAGGTCCGCATGTTCCAGTTTCTCAAGCACGAGAAGGCCAAGTTCGGGGAACACCGCACCCTCGACCTGCTGGGCATCCCCTACGAGGGCCTGGGCGACGGCTTCACCTGGCGCTCGCGCGACCTGGAAAACTCCGCGAGCCTGGCCGCCCACGGCTGGGAACTGGCGAAGGCGGCGATTCAGTCCGGCGAGTACGACCTCATCGTGCTGGACGAGTTCACCTACGCCCTCAAGTACGGCTGGGTCCCCTGGCCCGACGTGGAGGCGACCCTGAAGGCACGCGACCCGAAACTCCACGTGGTCATCACTGGCCGCGACGCCCTGCCCGAACTCGTGGCGCTGGCCGATACCGTGAGCGAGATTCAGCCCGTCAAGCACGCCTACGAGGCGGGCATCGGCGCGCAGCCGGGGATTGAGCACTGA
- a CDS encoding cobalt-precorrin-7 (C(5))-methyltransferase: protein MIVCIGAGPGHLDFLTRRGAELVSNADVVAGFDAVVDVVRPLLLAEQQVVTMGYRDQVAKLAEVAELHHAGKNCVVVFMGDIHFSGFQFLERVETACGHPVETVPGISSAQMLASKGRVCFDETTFLTFHRRGDLTPFKTHLRDVLHAGRNAIVIPRPWDFMPKDVAAYLLAHGASPAHKVEVWENLSRAEAEWTGTLAELEGHDFSDMSILLIRALTPMLTGLEGEA, encoded by the coding sequence ATGATTGTCTGTATCGGTGCGGGTCCCGGCCACCTCGACTTTCTGACGCGCCGGGGGGCGGAACTCGTCTCCAACGCCGATGTGGTCGCGGGCTTCGACGCCGTGGTGGATGTGGTGCGGCCCCTGCTGCTGGCGGAACAGCAGGTGGTCACGATGGGCTACCGCGACCAGGTGGCGAAACTGGCCGAGGTGGCCGAGCTGCACCACGCCGGGAAAAACTGCGTGGTGGTGTTCATGGGGGACATCCACTTCAGCGGCTTTCAATTTCTGGAGCGGGTGGAGACGGCCTGCGGACATCCGGTGGAGACGGTGCCGGGCATCTCCAGCGCGCAGATGCTCGCCAGCAAGGGCCGCGTGTGCTTCGATGAGACCACCTTTCTGACCTTTCACCGCCGGGGCGACCTGACGCCCTTCAAGACGCACCTGCGCGACGTGCTGCACGCCGGGCGCAACGCCATCGTGATTCCGCGCCCGTGGGACTTCATGCCGAAGGACGTGGCGGCGTACCTGCTCGCCCACGGCGCGAGTCCGGCGCACAAAGTCGAGGTCTGGGAGAACCTCTCCCGCGCCGAGGCGGAATGGACCGGCACCCTGGCCGAGCTGGAGGGCCACGACTTCTCCGACATGAGCATCCTGCTGATTCGCGCGCTGACGCCGATGCTGACGGGTTTGGAGGGCGAGGCGTGA
- a CDS encoding ABC transporter substrate-binding protein: MRHLALLTALALLSSAAATKYPLTVTDDLGRTVTLKAEPKRIIAMLPSHTETLIALGAGDKLVAVDRFSNYPKNVTDKLPKMGSAYQPNLEAILALKPALVLADESAGSRLTEKLAAAGLTVYGGTAQTYNEVFEKIAVLGKLTNHEAGATRLITSMRSELNALQKSVVGLPKVSTYYEVDPAPYSVGPNSFIGTLLTKAGGQTIVPARLGDFPKLDPELIVKANPQTMIGLGLDDARKRPGWQGLQAVKAGRVYMPTPEERDALSRPGPRLPAALRALIRWLHPEALK, from the coding sequence ATGCGTCACCTCGCCCTGCTCACGGCCCTCGCGCTGCTTTCCAGCGCCGCCGCCACGAAATACCCCCTCACCGTCACCGACGATCTGGGCCGCACCGTCACGCTGAAGGCCGAGCCGAAGCGCATCATCGCCATGCTGCCCAGCCACACCGAGACGCTGATTGCCCTCGGGGCGGGGGACAAGCTGGTGGCGGTGGACCGTTTCAGCAACTATCCCAAAAACGTCACCGACAAACTTCCCAAGATGGGCAGTGCGTACCAGCCCAACCTGGAAGCCATCCTGGCCCTCAAGCCCGCTCTGGTGCTGGCCGACGAGTCGGCGGGGTCGCGCCTCACCGAGAAGCTGGCGGCGGCGGGCCTGACCGTGTACGGCGGCACCGCCCAGACCTACAACGAGGTCTTCGAGAAAATCGCCGTGCTGGGCAAGCTCACCAACCATGAGGCGGGGGCCACGCGCCTCATTACATCGATGCGCTCGGAGCTGAACGCGCTGCAAAAGAGCGTGGTGGGCCTGCCGAAAGTCAGCACCTACTACGAGGTGGACCCCGCCCCCTACAGCGTCGGCCCGAACTCCTTCATCGGCACGCTGCTGACCAAGGCGGGCGGGCAGACCATCGTGCCCGCGCGGCTCGGGGACTTTCCCAAGCTGGACCCCGAACTGATTGTCAAGGCCAACCCCCAGACGATGATTGGCCTGGGCCTGGACGACGCCCGCAAGCGCCCCGGCTGGCAGGGCCTTCAGGCAGTGAAGGCGGGGCGCGTGTATATGCCCACGCCCGAGGAACGTGATGCCCTCTCGCGCCCCGGTCCCCGGCTGCCCGCCGCCCTGCGCGCCCTGATTCGCTGGCTGCACCCGGAGGCGCTGAAATGA
- a CDS encoding GNAT family N-acetyltransferase, producing the protein MRPYRQEDFEACLALFDSNTPSFFAPEERAAFERFLLKGSGRYFVLEEEGRVVACGGVALAPDAYPACSGGVPLPPDSSGLTWGMVAQNLHRRGLGTQLLQARLGWLRAHAPHVREVRLSTSQFTAPYYARQGFRPLNVTPDGFAPGIDAVEMRLEWLTPGLNGEGQSGQP; encoded by the coding sequence GTGCGTCCCTACCGGCAGGAGGATTTCGAGGCTTGTCTCGCGCTGTTTGACAGCAACACACCCAGTTTCTTTGCCCCGGAAGAACGCGCCGCCTTTGAACGCTTTCTCCTGAAGGGCAGTGGCCGGTATTTCGTGCTGGAGGAGGAAGGGCGCGTCGTGGCCTGTGGTGGGGTCGCGCTGGCCCCGGACGCCTATCCGGCATGTTCGGGAGGTGTTCCCCTGCCGCCGGACAGCAGCGGCCTGACGTGGGGCATGGTGGCCCAGAATCTTCATCGCCGCGGTCTGGGGACGCAGTTGCTTCAGGCCCGCCTGGGCTGGCTACGTGCCCACGCGCCCCACGTGCGCGAGGTGCGGCTCTCCACCAGCCAGTTCACTGCGCCCTATTACGCCCGCCAGGGCTTCCGCCCCCTGAACGTGACGCCGGACGGCTTCGCGCCGGGCATCGACGCGGTGGAGATGCGGCTGGAATGGCTGACCCCCGGACTGAATGGGGAAGGCCAGTCGGGTCAGCCATAG
- a CDS encoding precorrin-8X methylmutase codes for MNDYAIVLAAHGSRDPASAAQFEQLAARVRALDPDRVITHGFLEFNAPTLDEAAREAVAAGAREVVLVPGVLLAATHAKNDLPSELNALRQEFPDVTFHYGAAMDLHPALLEVCRERLIEAEAAAEREVRRDETLLLLVGRGTTDPDANGDVHKLARFLEEGLGYGASLVCYSGTAKPDLPTGLARAARLGFARVVVLPYLLFDGVLARRVREAVAAAAQRWPGTEFLTAGHLGPHEKVAQVFLERAREGVQGQGHMNCSLCKYRVGVVGYEAQVGAPQVGHHGAVRGLLAGGEAPERKTIAPYEPHPIERQSFDIIETLRDWSTVNPADRYAMQRLVHTAGTPDIVDDLYFSPGATEAGVMAILRGLTVVTDVTMVQSGLKREVLRTLNVSVWCGVHDPETHLLSREAGITRSAAGIRRAYEKFGNDCIVAIGDAPTAIFETVRLIRERHWRPGLVVGLPVGFVGTRESKAALRACLSVPRLTNAGTRGGSPWASSVVNALMIEAQNRLAAVAAAPAGTDG; via the coding sequence GTGAACGACTATGCCATCGTGCTGGCCGCGCACGGCAGCCGTGACCCCGCGAGTGCCGCGCAGTTCGAGCAGCTCGCCGCGCGGGTGCGGGCGCTCGATCCGGACCGGGTCATCACCCACGGCTTTCTGGAGTTCAACGCGCCCACCCTCGACGAGGCCGCGCGGGAGGCAGTGGCAGCGGGGGCACGCGAAGTGGTGTTGGTGCCCGGCGTGCTGCTGGCCGCCACCCACGCCAAGAACGACCTGCCCAGCGAACTGAACGCGCTGCGCCAGGAGTTCCCCGACGTGACCTTCCACTACGGTGCGGCGATGGACCTGCACCCGGCCCTGCTGGAAGTCTGCCGCGAGCGTCTGATTGAGGCCGAGGCGGCAGCCGAGCGCGAAGTCCGCCGCGACGAAACGCTGTTGCTGCTGGTGGGGCGCGGCACCACTGACCCCGATGCGAACGGCGACGTTCACAAGCTCGCCCGCTTTCTGGAGGAGGGCCTGGGCTACGGCGCGAGCCTGGTCTGCTACAGCGGGACGGCGAAACCCGACCTGCCCACCGGCCTCGCCCGCGCCGCCCGCCTGGGCTTCGCGCGGGTGGTGGTGCTGCCCTACCTGCTGTTCGACGGGGTGCTGGCCCGCCGGGTGCGCGAGGCGGTGGCCGCCGCCGCCCAACGCTGGCCCGGCACCGAGTTCCTGACCGCCGGGCACCTGGGGCCGCACGAGAAGGTCGCGCAGGTCTTTCTGGAACGAGCGCGCGAGGGCGTGCAGGGCCAGGGCCACATGAACTGCTCGCTGTGCAAGTACCGCGTGGGCGTGGTCGGCTACGAGGCGCAGGTGGGTGCGCCGCAGGTGGGGCACCACGGGGCGGTGCGCGGGCTGCTGGCCGGGGGAGAGGCCCCGGAACGCAAAACCATCGCCCCCTACGAACCGCACCCCATCGAGCGCCAGTCCTTCGACATCATCGAGACGCTGCGGGATTGGTCTACCGTCAACCCCGCCGACCGCTACGCGATGCAGCGCCTCGTCCATACGGCGGGCACCCCCGACATCGTAGATGACCTGTACTTCTCGCCCGGCGCGACCGAGGCGGGTGTGATGGCGATTCTGCGCGGATTGACCGTCGTGACCGACGTGACGATGGTGCAGAGCGGCCTCAAGCGCGAGGTGCTGCGGACGCTGAACGTGTCGGTGTGGTGCGGCGTCCACGACCCCGAAACGCACCTGCTGAGTCGCGAGGCGGGTATCACCCGCTCCGCCGCCGGAATCCGCCGCGCCTACGAGAAGTTCGGCAACGACTGCATCGTCGCCATCGGGGACGCCCCCACCGCGATTTTCGAGACGGTGCGCCTGATTCGGGAGCGGCACTGGCGGCCGGGTCTGGTGGTTGGCCTGCCGGTGGGCTTCGTGGGCACCCGCGAGAGCAAGGCGGCCCTGCGCGCCTGCCTCAGCGTGCCGCGCCTCACCAACGCGGGCACGCGGGGGGGCAGCCCCTGGGCCAGCAGCGTGGTGAACGCGCTGATGATTGAGGCCCAGAATCGCCTCGCCGCCGTTGCCGCCGCTCCCGCCGGGACAGACGGGTGA
- a CDS encoding MATE family efflux transporter encodes MSADSPAQGTPPQGSTRELLRLAWPLMLSNLAYTAVGLTDTLLMGRLGVLEVGAVGFANICLLTLVLLFRGSLNTAATFVARSLGAGDPAGVRRWASVFLSCGLVGLPLALVGPALLDGLFALLRPGPDITAVARTYAHIRVWEIPAMLLGNAALSVMVGLGNTRTPMQLAWLVMVVNAALAVLFIFGFGWGVTGAAWAAVVAVSLQNGLALGLLGRLHGPRFGPFGLVRPARGELARLARVSLPAGVTELAEVGAFTVFQGIISRLGAVELAASQIANQLASLGFLPAFALASATGSLLSRALGAGRPDIAARIGWRGAGIAAALMGVLALLFVALPGALIGLFNRDPEVLAVGRTVLAVMAAYQVFDGVAIVLGGALGGAGDTRFRLLVTLAGAWLVMVLGAAWLAPRAGVTGAWGSALVFIALAAVAYAWRFASGRWRGVRL; translated from the coding sequence GTGTCTGCCGACTCCCCCGCCCAGGGCACCCCGCCGCAGGGCAGCACCCGCGAACTGCTGCGGCTGGCCTGGCCCCTGATGCTCTCCAACCTCGCCTACACGGCGGTCGGCCTGACCGACACCCTGCTGATGGGCCGTCTGGGCGTGCTGGAGGTCGGCGCGGTGGGCTTTGCCAACATCTGCCTGCTGACGCTGGTGCTGCTGTTTCGCGGGAGCCTGAACACTGCCGCAACCTTCGTGGCCCGCAGTCTGGGCGCAGGGGACCCGGCGGGCGTGCGCCGCTGGGCCAGCGTGTTCCTGAGCTGCGGGCTGGTGGGCCTGCCGCTGGCCCTGGTCGGCCCCGCGCTGCTGGACGGGCTGTTCGCGCTGCTGCGGCCGGGGCCGGACATCACCGCGGTGGCGCGCACCTACGCCCATATCCGCGTGTGGGAGATTCCAGCGATGCTGCTGGGCAACGCCGCCCTCTCGGTGATGGTGGGCCTGGGCAACACCCGCACGCCCATGCAACTCGCCTGGCTGGTGATGGTGGTCAACGCGGCGCTGGCGGTGCTGTTCATCTTCGGGTTCGGGTGGGGGGTGACGGGCGCGGCGTGGGCCGCCGTGGTGGCGGTGAGCCTCCAGAACGGGCTGGCGCTGGGGCTGCTGGGCCGCCTGCACGGGCCGCGCTTCGGGCCGTTCGGGCTGGTGCGGCCCGCCCGCGGGGAACTGGCGCGGCTGGCGCGGGTCAGCCTGCCCGCCGGCGTCACCGAACTGGCGGAGGTGGGGGCCTTCACGGTCTTTCAGGGCATCATTTCGCGGCTGGGGGCGGTGGAACTCGCCGCGTCGCAGATTGCCAACCAGCTCGCCAGCCTGGGGTTCCTGCCCGCCTTCGCGCTGGCGTCGGCGACCGGGAGCCTGCTGTCGCGGGCGCTGGGGGCGGGTCGCCCGGACATCGCCGCCCGCATCGGCTGGCGGGGGGCCGGGATTGCCGCCGCGCTGATGGGCGTGCTGGCGCTCCTCTTCGTGGCGCTGCCGGGGGCACTCATCGGCCTCTTTAACCGCGATCCGGAGGTGCTGGCGGTGGGCCGCACCGTCCTGGCCGTCATGGCCGCCTATCAGGTCTTCGACGGTGTGGCGATTGTGCTGGGCGGGGCGCTGGGCGGCGCGGGCGACACGCGCTTCCGCCTCCTCGTGACCCTGGCCGGGGCGTGGCTGGTGATGGTGCTGGGAGCCGCATGGCTGGCCCCGCGCGCGGGCGTGACGGGCGCGTGGGGGTCGGCGCTGGTCTTTATCGCGCTCGCGGCGGTGGCGTATGCGTGGCGCTTCGCGTCGGGGCGGTGGCGGGGGGTGAGGTTGTGA
- the cbiD gene encoding cobalt-precorrin-5B (C(1))-methyltransferase CbiD, whose protein sequence is MTPTPPQRLDLSLPAPNGLKRGFTTGSAATAALAAALHLLLRGETPERVTIRLPDDLRLDIPVQQVRLTDAGAYAEVVKDGGDDPDATHGATLWVTVTPNGSGHMTFHAGEGVGTVTAPGIRVPVGEPAINPVPREMLRRAALDLAGQEGFAVTVGCVNGEAIARKTFNPRLGILGGISILGTTGIVEPMSLEAYAASVEVYARVAVHARPDAVVFTPGKLGRDYARDTLNVPPQAIVQMSNFVGTALDALQGALEETGHPLPLLLVAGHPGKLAKVLNGDWNTHSRHSGMAMNALARVAAGLGVDGETVRALADANTVDACVALLAGHGRGAEVWQEAARQVAQTLHERTPGVGRVRVALFALDGTGLGEAEA, encoded by the coding sequence ATGACGCCGACGCCGCCCCAGCGCCTCGACCTCTCGCTGCCCGCACCCAACGGGTTGAAGCGGGGCTTTACCACCGGCAGCGCGGCGACGGCGGCCCTCGCGGCGGCGCTGCACCTCTTGCTGCGCGGCGAGACGCCCGAGCGCGTGACCATCCGCCTCCCGGACGACCTGCGGCTGGACATCCCCGTGCAGCAGGTCCGCCTCACCGACGCCGGAGCTTACGCCGAGGTCGTCAAGGACGGCGGCGACGACCCCGACGCCACCCACGGCGCGACCCTGTGGGTGACGGTCACGCCGAACGGCAGCGGGCACATGACCTTCCACGCCGGAGAGGGCGTGGGCACCGTCACCGCCCCCGGCATCCGCGTGCCGGTGGGCGAGCCGGCCATCAACCCGGTACCGCGCGAGATGCTGCGGCGGGCGGCGCTCGACCTCGCGGGGCAGGAGGGCTTCGCGGTGACGGTGGGCTGCGTGAACGGCGAGGCCATCGCCCGCAAGACCTTCAACCCCCGGCTGGGCATCCTGGGCGGCATCTCCATCCTGGGCACCACCGGCATCGTGGAACCGATGAGCCTGGAAGCCTACGCGGCGTCGGTGGAGGTCTACGCCCGCGTGGCCGTCCACGCCCGCCCGGACGCCGTGGTCTTCACGCCCGGCAAGCTGGGCCGCGACTACGCGCGGGACACCCTGAACGTGCCCCCGCAGGCCATCGTGCAGATGAGCAACTTCGTGGGGACGGCGCTGGACGCGCTGCAAGGGGCGCTGGAGGAAACCGGGCACCCACTGCCGCTGCTGCTCGTCGCCGGGCATCCTGGCAAGCTCGCCAAGGTCCTCAACGGCGACTGGAACACCCACAGCCGGCACAGCGGCATGGCGATGAACGCGCTGGCGCGGGTGGCGGCGGGGCTGGGGGTGGACGGGGAAACGGTGCGGGCGCTGGCCGACGCCAACACGGTGGACGCCTGCGTGGCGCTTCTGGCCGGCCACGGGCGCGGCGCGGAAGTCTGGCAGGAGGCGGCGCGGCAGGTCGCCCAAACCCTGCACGAGCGTACCCCCGGCGTAGGTCGCGTCCGGGTGGCCCTCTTTGCGCTGGACGGCACCGGGCTGGGGGAGGCGGAGGCGTGA
- the cobI gene encoding precorrin-2 C(20)-methyltransferase: MTTPGTFYGLGVGPGPYGLLPVAALEILQTADLIYAPRSRVSPDSVALAALDGLPFPRERVREVEFLMDGDDARIGEHYAALAREIAAHQWAGRSIAYLTIGDAMTYSTLGYLVAALTREAPDLPRRVFPGVTSYATAAALTGFSLGEGKERVLILPCPDDMAALRADILSHDVVALMKVGRRMADVLALLTELGIAEHCALAHRLGLDGEVVLPSLAPAPDPGRLGYLSVVLIRREAPRRFA; the protein is encoded by the coding sequence GTGACCACGCCCGGCACCTTTTACGGCCTCGGCGTCGGCCCTGGCCCTTACGGTCTGCTGCCCGTCGCCGCGCTGGAGATTCTTCAGACCGCCGACCTCATCTACGCCCCCCGCTCCCGCGTTTCGCCCGATTCGGTGGCCCTCGCGGCGCTGGACGGCCTGCCCTTTCCCCGCGAGCGGGTGCGCGAGGTGGAGTTCCTGATGGACGGCGACGACGCCCGCATCGGGGAGCATTACGCGGCCCTGGCCCGCGAAATCGCCGCCCACCAGTGGGCCGGGCGCAGCATCGCCTACCTGACCATCGGGGACGCGATGACGTACAGCACGCTGGGCTACCTGGTGGCGGCCCTGACCCGCGAGGCCCCTGACCTCCCGCGCCGCGTGTTCCCCGGCGTGACCAGTTATGCCACCGCCGCCGCCCTCACCGGTTTCTCGCTGGGCGAGGGCAAGGAGCGGGTGCTCATCCTGCCCTGCCCCGACGACATGGCGGCCCTGCGCGCCGACATCCTCTCGCACGACGTGGTGGCCCTGATGAAGGTGGGGCGGCGCATGGCGGACGTGCTGGCGCTGCTGACCGAACTGGGCATCGCGGAACACTGCGCCCTCGCGCACCGCCTGGGGCTGGACGGGGAAGTTGTTCTGCCCTCGCTCGCGCCCGCCCCCGACCCCGGACGCCTGGGCTACCTGAGCGTCGTCCTGATTCGCCGCGAGGCTCCCCGGAGGTTTGCTTGA
- the xth gene encoding exodeoxyribonuclease III has translation MPATPTRPPLKLATWNVNSLNVRLPQVIAWLEAQRPDLLALQETKLEDHRFPLAELEALGYHAAFSGQKTYNGVALLSRLPLTDVQVGIPGFADEQRRVLAATVGGVRVVCLYVPNGQAVGSGKYAYKLAWLAAVRDWLRDELTRHRRLAVMGDFNVAPEDRDVHSPKRWEGQVLVSEPERAAFRDLLALGLHDAFRLLPQPERVFSWWNYGRLAFPRNWGLRIDHVLVSAALAAECQSCTVDTGPRTHERPSDHAPVLATFSTRLQETPPTE, from the coding sequence ATGCCCGCCACCCCCACGCGGCCCCCGCTCAAGCTGGCGACCTGGAACGTCAATTCGCTGAACGTGCGCCTGCCCCAGGTCATCGCCTGGCTGGAGGCGCAGCGGCCCGACCTGCTGGCCCTTCAGGAAACCAAGCTGGAGGACCACCGCTTTCCCCTGGCGGAACTGGAGGCGCTGGGTTACCACGCCGCCTTTTCCGGGCAGAAGACCTACAACGGGGTCGCGCTGCTGTCGCGCCTGCCGCTGACGGACGTGCAGGTGGGCATTCCTGGTTTCGCGGACGAGCAGCGCCGGGTATTGGCCGCGACGGTGGGCGGCGTGCGGGTCGTGTGCCTGTACGTACCCAACGGGCAGGCGGTCGGCTCCGGGAAGTACGCCTACAAGCTGGCATGGCTGGCGGCCGTCCGCGACTGGCTGCGGGATGAACTGACGCGGCACAGACGACTCGCCGTGATGGGCGACTTCAACGTGGCCCCCGAAGACCGCGACGTCCACAGCCCGAAACGCTGGGAGGGGCAGGTGCTGGTCAGTGAACCCGAACGCGCCGCCTTCCGCGACCTGCTCGCCCTGGGCCTGCACGACGCCTTCCGCCTGTTGCCCCAGCCCGAGCGCGTCTTCAGTTGGTGGAACTACGGGCGGCTGGCCTTCCCACGCAACTGGGGCCTGAGAATCGACCACGTGCTCGTCTCCGCCGCCCTGGCTGCTGAATGCCAGTCCTGCACCGTGGACACTGGCCCCCGCACCCACGAGCGCCCCTCCGACCACGCCCCCGTGCTGGCGACCTTCTCGACCCGCCTGCAGGAGACTCCCCCCACCGAATAG